The following are encoded together in the Leptospira stimsonii genome:
- a CDS encoding glutathione S-transferase family protein, with amino-acid sequence MTKEKEIILHHYPASPYSERVRLFLGYKKASWLSVITPVTLPKPDQTILTGGYRRAPVLQIGSDLYCDSRLIIEKLNGIFPEPPISLENADAATANLFAELVDADIFLKVAKFVMGSYAQKLPQELVDDRAAMQPQEKLTRENMEKLVPYLHLSLSKILPEFAKALAKKQFFGGEIPARGDFAIYQIFWFLNTIRKFKPLVPGHENVHEWFARMKTFGAGESVLLTAEEVLKTASASSPNPIVSANVVPEPYDLKAGQEVIVHPENYDHERIFGKLVHLDDETIVLANDTPKTGLVHVHFPRLRYIVLPKTS; translated from the coding sequence TGACCAAAGAAAAAGAAATCATTCTTCATCATTATCCGGCTTCTCCTTATTCCGAAAGAGTTCGACTCTTTTTAGGATACAAGAAAGCGAGTTGGTTATCCGTAATCACACCCGTAACGCTACCCAAACCGGATCAAACGATTTTGACCGGAGGATATAGAAGGGCGCCCGTGTTGCAGATCGGATCCGACCTTTATTGCGATTCACGATTGATCATTGAAAAACTCAATGGAATTTTTCCGGAGCCTCCGATCTCGCTTGAAAACGCCGACGCGGCAACGGCTAACCTTTTTGCAGAATTAGTAGACGCAGACATATTCTTGAAAGTGGCGAAATTCGTGATGGGATCCTATGCGCAGAAACTTCCGCAAGAACTCGTCGACGATCGCGCGGCGATGCAACCTCAAGAGAAATTGACGAGGGAGAATATGGAGAAGCTGGTTCCGTATCTCCATCTCAGCCTTTCCAAAATTCTTCCCGAGTTCGCAAAGGCATTGGCGAAAAAACAGTTTTTCGGCGGAGAGATACCCGCCCGAGGAGACTTCGCAATCTATCAAATATTCTGGTTCTTAAATACGATTCGTAAATTCAAACCTCTCGTACCCGGTCATGAAAACGTACATGAATGGTTTGCAAGAATGAAAACATTCGGCGCCGGAGAATCCGTTTTGTTAACCGCGGAAGAGGTACTCAAAACGGCGTCCGCGAGTTCTCCAAACCCAATCGTTTCCGCAAATGTCGTACCCGAACCATACGACCTCAAAGCCGGGCAGGAAGTGATCGTTCATCCGGAAAATTACGATCACGAAAGAATTTTCGGAAAGTTGGTCCACTTGGATGACGAGACGATTGTTCTCGCAAACGACACGCCGAAAACTGGCTTGGTTCACGTTCATTTTCCAAGACTGCGCTACATCGTTTTACCGAAGACTTCGTAA